The following is a genomic window from Sedimenticola thiotaurini.
ACTGGTCGGTTTCATTGGTCTTGGCAGCCACGACCCCAACCGCTTTACCCGCCAGCACGCCAGTGATTTTCTGAATCGTCTGGCCACCATCAGCGCCATCTGCCTGGAGAACACGGCCAACCGGGAGCACCTAGTGATCAGCGGGCTCACCGATGCCCTGACCGGTCTCCACAACCGCCGCTACCTGGAACGCCGACTGGAAGAGGAGGTCACCCGGGCGTTGCGTTACCAGCATCCGTTAAGCTGCCTGTTCATCGATGCCGACCATTTCAAGCAGATCAATGACCGACATGGGCATGGCGCCGGCGACAGCGTACTGCGCGAACTGGCCCTGCGGGTCAAGGAGTGCCTGCGCCTCTCCGATATCGCCACCCGCTATGGCGGCGAAGAGTTCACCCTGCTGCTGCCCCAGACCGATGCAACCGAAGCGGCCAAACTGGCGGAACGGATACGGAGCCGGATTCAGCACAAGCCGATCGCCATCCACGGCGGTGGCTATGTCGAAGTGACTGTCTCCATCGGGGTTTCTGCCCTGCCGCCAGGCAGTAGCAGAGAAAATCCGCAGCAACGGGCCAAACATCTGATCGAGGCAGCGGACAAAGCACTCTACACAGCCAAGGAGTCGGGGCGGAACCGGGTACAACTGGCGAACCCGGACAGCCTATCCGGCAGGGCACTGGAGAGTATAGAATTAAACGATTAAGCCACTGTAGGGCTTTTCTGAAAACAGGAGCGTTGCTGTCACTTCTTACTCTTCAACAGAGTCGCCAGATCGGCGAAAGGATTATGGGTCGCGCCGCTGTCCTGCCTGTCGGTCGCGGCATCACCATACTCTGAGTCGATATAGCGCGAATGTTCGTTGTCATGGCAATAGAGGCACAACAACTCCCAATTGCTACCGTCTGATGGGTTGTTATCGTGGTTATGATCGCGATGATGGACCGTCAACTCGCGCAGATTTTCCCGGCTAAACTCCCGGGCACAGCGCCCACAGACCCAGGGATAGAGCTTCAGCGCCTGCTCCCGATACCCCTTCTCCCGCTGATCCCGGGCACGGCGGGCCTCCGCCACCACCCGGTCGAGCTTGCTCCCGGAACGGTCCGATACCATACTCAACTCCGAATTTGAAAGTCAGCTGACATTTACCAGGACCAGCAACCAAACGTGATACCGGCTGGGAATCCCAAGGCAATACTATCTGGTAAATAGTAGCCCATGGGACAAACCCGCTGGTAACGCCCAGTTCCTGCACTGAAGCTATCGGATTCACGCCGGCGCTTCCCTGCGCCAGCGCAATGCGGGCAGGAGTCCGGTTAAACCTCCTGGCCCAGCATACGACGTAGCGTTCCGTCCTTGTCAATCAGGTGATGTTTATAGGCACCTGCGACATGCAGCAGCACGCCGATAATCAATGCATCACCTGCCAATCCGTGCACCTGGTGCGCCAGACCGGCAAGCGCACCATTCAGCGGGATGACTTTGCCAGGATTAGCCGGATCCGGGTTTGCTGCGATCAGTTCGAGACCGAACAACGCGGCGCCGTGGCCACCCATCACCGACATGACAAACCCACTCAGCGGCATAATTATGGTGCCGATCAGCAGCAGATAGTGCACTACCTTGGCCAGTATATGCATCAGCTTTGAGGGGTCGCCCAGGGTGCTGGGCCAACCATTACGTATACGCCAGACCACACGCCACAGGGCGAAGAAGAATACCACTATGCCAAACGATTTGTGCCAGCCATAGAGGGCAAATACCTTGTTCTCCGCCATATAAACGCCGCTGGCCAGCAGCACGATCATGGTTATCCCAACCACCCAATGCAGCATCAGAGTCTTGCGGCTGAATTTTGCTTCTGTATCAAAGGTCATAGTACTGCTCCCTTCATTTAATTTTTGTCCGCTCAGGACTTCATGTTAACAATCAGGTCTATTTCCAGCGCCGGGCAGCCTGGGCCACGCGCCTGCCCAGGTGTTGGGCGGTATCCCGGTCAGATTGCGGTGGCACTATCTCCGGCCCCTGGTCGGCGTTGCTCTGGGCCATCACCCCCAGATAGCTACCGACCCGGTTAAGATCATCCGGACTGCCCTGGGTGCTGTTATTCCC
Proteins encoded in this region:
- a CDS encoding sensor domain-containing diguanylate cyclase codes for the protein MPKPPPTPSPTDLAFINRQLRQRLTSLTREASHNEEVLKRFHDRELTLLATESLPQLLSCLVDGMKASFDLPNIQLVLHDPDHELRHLLLHSGIEPEGLADIRFVDEIASFSPKHARYRAPWLGPFRNPEHAILFPTDDTLKSIAILPMIRRGQLVGFIGLGSHDPNRFTRQHASDFLNRLATISAICLENTANREHLVISGLTDALTGLHNRRYLERRLEEEVTRALRYQHPLSCLFIDADHFKQINDRHGHGAGDSVLRELALRVKECLRLSDIATRYGGEEFTLLLPQTDATEAAKLAERIRSRIQHKPIAIHGGGYVEVTVSIGVSALPPGSSRENPQQRAKHLIEAADKALYTAKESGRNRVQLANPDSLSGRALESIELND
- a CDS encoding YajD family HNH nuclease, translated to MVSDRSGSKLDRVVAEARRARDQREKGYREQALKLYPWVCGRCAREFSRENLRELTVHHRDHNHDNNPSDGSNWELLCLYCHDNEHSRYIDSEYGDAATDRQDSGATHNPFADLATLLKSKK
- a CDS encoding cytochrome b; protein product: MTFDTEAKFSRKTLMLHWVVGITMIVLLASGVYMAENKVFALYGWHKSFGIVVFFFALWRVVWRIRNGWPSTLGDPSKLMHILAKVVHYLLLIGTIIMPLSGFVMSVMGGHGAALFGLELIAANPDPANPGKVIPLNGALAGLAHQVHGLAGDALIIGVLLHVAGAYKHHLIDKDGTLRRMLGQEV